AATGTCATTCCTATCAGAATTCCTTCTTTAAGGGAAAGAAAGGAAGATATTCCCTTTTTGTTAGAATATTTTTTAGAAATAAATAACAAGCTGTTAGGAAAATCAATAAAGGGATATACTGAAGATGCTATGAAAACATTAATTAACTACGATTGGAGAGGAAATGTGAGAGAATTACAGAATCTTGTTGAGTATGTAGTTAATATGGCGCCAAGTGATTATATTAGAAAAGAAGATATACCAGCTCGATTACTTAATAACTTTAGAAATAGTGACGCTTCAGGAAATATAGATAAAAATAGTGAAGATGCATTTGATATTAATGAGAATTACAAAGTTGAATCTTTAGACGACATTATTAAAAGGAATATTATAAAAGCATTAAAGTATTTTGGTGATGACTTGGCTGGTAAGGAAATGGCATCAAAAGTCCTTGGCATAAGCAGAGCTACCTTATATAGAAAAATTAAAGAATATAATATTGTATAGGAATGATATAAACATATTATTAATGATTTTTTATTAAGCTCTTAGACTTAAAAAAAGAATAGTAATACTCAAGGGGTTTGTTTTTATGCAAAAAATTCAAATTCATTTATAAATTAATTATGTAGACGATCACATGTTTTTCAGATATGTGATTTTTTTATTGAAACAAAAAATATTAGGAAACGCAGAGGCACGATTAATTGTCTCGATTTATGATTCATTTTTGTGTATATGATACTTCAAAGGATTTTATATTTTACCTAAATATTCTTCAAATGATATATTTCGATTTACAATTTCTTTTGCAGTTTCCCTTCCAACATAACGAAGATGCCATGGTTCATATTGATATCCTGTAATGGATTCTTTTCCTTCCTCATAACGTATGATAAATCCAAATCTAGGTGCATTTTCTTTAATCCATTTTCCCTCTTTTGTTTCTTCAAAGGATTGTGTTAAACGATAATTTACTGCTGGACTAGATACATCTATGGCTAATCCCGTTTGATGTTCACTTTCTCCAGGTTTGGCACTAAATTGATTAGTCTTTTCCACTCCGTATTTGTTAACATCTGACGCAAATATTGATTTTTGGCGATTGTATGAGCGATATCCTGATACTGCAATGAACCCAACATAATATTAACTGTCTTTACTTTAAGTTTTGGCAGTCTTTCTTTTATGTAAATTTCAATACTTCTCTGTAGGTTTTCTTTTCCTTTGGTTTCTTTTCCTTTTCTCTGCAGGCCATGGAATTCTTTAGCAAATTCACTTAAGTTTTGATCCAGATATAATTCAACTATATAACCATCTTGACCTTTAATTAATTTATGATTAATAAAATATTTCATTTTTTCACCACCTTTTTCTTTATTGTTTCTTAGGGAAAAGTGAATTATTCTACTTGTATTTTCATATTTTACGGGAAGGTTATTTTGACTCCATATTTCTAATATGATAAATTCTTCTTATAGGTAGATTAATCCATTTCATTGATGGGAATTTATAATGAGATGATTAAAGAATTAATATGCAATGTATATCATTAAAAAAGAAAGGTTGTGGAATTATGAAGCATTGGCTTTATCCAGCAAATCCTAAAATTTATGATATTGTTTCTGCGTTTACGCGTGCAGATGAAACTCCTTGGCCCATGAGCAGCAAAGTGGAGTTAGATGATTTTATATATATCTATGGAGGACAACCCTATAAGCAGGTCCTATTTAAATGTAAGGTCATTGATATTGGGTTACCACCTGAAGCAGTTATAGAAAAAGCAGAAAAATATATAAAAGTATCTGGTAAAACACCAGATAAACCATTTATGATGTTAAAGACAGTTTATGAGTTTGAAATGAATTCAAGTAGTCCTGTTTCATTTCATATGATGAAACAGAATGGACTAAAGGGTAGCATTATGGGTCCACGATGCTTAGAGAATAACCTAGAATTACTGAAATATATTCGAAGTATGGAAGAATAATATGAGTTGTTTTATAGATTAAGATTTTTGGACAATTTAAAAATATGAGGTGATAATATGGATTTACAAAAAGTAAGAGACTATTTTTTAAGTAAACCAGGTACTGTGGAGGATACTCCCTTTCGTATACCTGTTCCCGTGTTCAAGGTTGGAGATAAAATGTTTGGATTGATCAATATTCATGAACCTGATAAGGAAAGTATCAATCTAAAATACCCAAAGGATAGAATACATGATTTACGTTCAGTTTTTGCTGAAATTCAACCAGGATACCATATGAACAAGGATAATTGGAATACGGTATATTTAGATGGACAATTGGAGGAGGATTTTATTTTTGAGTTGATTGATATATCATATGATTTAGTATTTAAGTCATTAACAAAAAAGAAACAAAAAGAAATATCAGAGATGGATATATAGATAATTTATTATTTTACATACTTTTTACATAATTACCATACTTTTTTACCACATTTGGAAGTTATTATATAAGTACAAGGAACAACAAAACAAAACTTTTAGAGGAGTGGTAATTATGTTAAATAAAAAAATTATGAAATTGATGATGACAACTAGTTTATGTGTAGCTTTATTTATTCCATCTATGGCTTTTGCAGATGATACAGTAGAAAATGTTAATGAACCAAATGGAAAAAGAAAGTTTTTACAGGAAAGATTAGAAAATTTTAAAGATAAGATGAACGAGAAGAAAGAAGAAAGACAAATTAAAAGAGAAGAAAGAAAAGAAAACAGAGCAGAGAAAAAGGAAGAGTTATTAGAAATCATTAATGAATATGCATTAGATACGTTAGACGATTGGGAAGAAGCATTTGATGATCATAAGGAAGTTCACCAAGAAATCCATGAGATTAAGAGTGAATTAAGAACAGAAAAAAAGGAAACCGTAAAAGAAGACCTTAAGGAAATGAAGGAAGAGATAAAAGAAAAGCTTCAAGCGGGAGAAATCACAAGGGAAGAAGCTAAAGATGAGCTAAAGACTTATATGAAATCTATTAAGGAAGAAAGAAAAGAAATCATTGGAGAGAAGAAAGAAGAACTTGCAGATGAGATTGAGGCACAAAAATTAAGACGTGAAGAAGTTAAAAAGCTTAGAAAAGAGTTAGTAGAAGCTGTTAACAACGAGGACTCTGAATCAGTAATGGATATTTTAGATTCCTTATATGACCATCTATTAGATCACATTGAATTTGATAATGAAAAACTTGAAGTAATTGAAAGTATAGAGTTATAATATATGGATAAGCCCCTTTACATAAAGGGGTTTATTTAATTTTTTAAAAGATACTATAACAATAGATAATGGAGAAGATGGATATGAGTTATATCATTAATATACTTATAAATTATGGAGTAATAGGGATTATGATAGCTGCCTTTTTTGAACCTATTCTTATGCCTGTACCTATGGAATTTGTTTCTATTCCTATTGCCTTATTAAATCAAGATAAAGCCCTTTTATATTCAATAATACTAATATTATTTTCTGCTCTAGGATCAACTGTGGGGTACTATATAGGTAAATTTTTAAGTGGAACTTTATTAAATAAATTTGTTTCAGCAGAGAATGTTAGTAAGCTGAAAAATTTATATGAGAAAAATTCATTTTTAACAATTCTAACTTCTGCATTTACTCCTATACCCTATGAGGCATATGTATTATCTGCCGGTATATTTAATATAGGTTTTACAAAATTTATCATGGCAGCCCTTATTAGTAGGTGCATAAGACATTTACCTCAAGGAATTATAATATCCTTGTATGGAGATGTTTTTTTAGGAAATTTGAAAAATTATACCATGATTATGGGGCTAATTATATTCATAATAATATTGTTATTAAGGTATTTATTTAGAAAAAATAATAGTAATACTCAATAAATTTATTCTTATGGAAAAAATTCAATTGATTTATAAATTAGTTATATGGATGATCACATATTTTCTAGGTATGTGATTTTTTTATTGGAATAAAAAACATTAGGAAGTTTAGGGACAAGATTAATTGTACCGATTTATGATTTATGTAAGATGATTGTACCTTAATTTTAAAATAAATGGGATACATTGGTAGATACAAAAAGAAGGAAATTATTGAAAAATGTCGAATTTTATTGAAATATAATGCTTTTATGAGAAAATTTTGAAATTAACAAATGTTAATACCACAATAATAACAAAATTATTGAAAGATAAGGATTCAAAACCATGAATCTAAGGGGATAAATTATTATAATTGCTAGTTTGTCAAATTATTCAATATAAAGTTGTCCTACAATAGGACCTTTTGTATTTGTAAAAATAGAGTGAGCTTCTATCAGTTAAAAAGGAGGTGAAAGGTAAGCTTTGTCATTGATGAAGATCATATAAAATGGCTACTGGATAGGATAATTAAAACAGAAATACACATTAAAGGGGGAAGTTGTGTGAAAAGCTTAAAATACAAAATCACCATACCTGTAGTAATATTTGCTATAATAGGAATCTTAATATTATCAGGAACTGCATATTTTCAGGCAAAAAAAATAATTATTAATGATGTAGAACAGATAGCACAAAGCAAAGTAGATAAGCTTGTAATACTTGCAGATGATAAAATTCATGAATGGAAAGAGGTAATTGAACTACTGTCTTCCATAGATGCAGTGAGAAATATGGATT
The nucleotide sequence above comes from Anaeromicrobium sediminis. Encoded proteins:
- a CDS encoding M15 family metallopeptidase translates to MFASDVNKYGVEKTNQFSAKPGESEHQTGLAIDVSSPAVNYRLTQSFEETKEGKWIKENAPRFGFIIRYEEGKESITGYQYEPWHLRYVGRETAKEIVNRNISFEEYLGKI
- a CDS encoding MmcQ/YjbR family DNA-binding protein, with the protein product MDLQKVRDYFLSKPGTVEDTPFRIPVPVFKVGDKMFGLINIHEPDKESINLKYPKDRIHDLRSVFAEIQPGYHMNKDNWNTVYLDGQLEEDFIFELIDISYDLVFKSLTKKKQKEISEMDI
- a CDS encoding YqaA family protein, giving the protein MSYIINILINYGVIGIMIAAFFEPILMPVPMEFVSIPIALLNQDKALLYSIILILFSALGSTVGYYIGKFLSGTLLNKFVSAENVSKLKNLYEKNSFLTILTSAFTPIPYEAYVLSAGIFNIGFTKFIMAALISRCIRHLPQGIIISLYGDVFLGNLKNYTMIMGLIIFIIILLLRYLFRKNNSNTQ